The genomic interval CCGGTAAAAATTCTTTCGAGTGATGCTTTAAATGTACAAGTTCAGGGTGTCAAGGTGGGGATGGCCGTGGCAACCAAGCGGCCGCAAGAATGAAACCGATTTTGAAACTCGAAGGCGTTACGAAGGTCTACTCGTCTGGAACGAGGCACCAAATGGTTTTGCGTGACGTGAACCTGAGTGTGTTTGAGGGCGAATTTCTAGCTGTTGTCGGTCCATCTGGAGGGGGGAAGTCGACTCTCCTGAACATTCTTGGATGTTTAATCACTCCAGATAACGGGAGCTACTTCGTGCATGGCAAAAAAGTTAATTGGAAGTCAACGAGGCAGTTAAGCCATTTGCGTGGAGGCGTACTAGCAACCGTATTTCAGGGGTTTGAGCTTGTTTCTCATTGGGCTGTATCAGAAAATGTCGAGGTAGGACTTCGCATGAGGTCAATTCCTAAAGGGAAGCGTATCCAAACGGTGATCGAAATGCTACGTAAGGTAGGTATGGTGCAGCATATCCACAAGTATCCGAACGAATTATCCGGTGGTGAGCAGCAACGGGTTGCGATCGCGCGAGCCCTATGCACTGATCCACAGGTGCTACTTGCGGATGAACCAACGGGGAATCTAGATCCAGAGAACAC from Alicyclobacillus acidocaldarius subsp. acidocaldarius DSM 446 carries:
- a CDS encoding ABC transporter ATP-binding protein, which translates into the protein MNLSVFEGEFLAVVGPSGGGKSTLLNILGCLITPDNGSYFVHGKKVNWKSTRQLSHLRGGVLATVFQGFELVSHWAVSENVEVGLRMRSIPKGKRIQTVIEMLRKVGMVQHIHKYPNELSGGEQQRVAIARALCTDPQVLLADEPTGNLDPENTKEILAIFRNLHEQGKTIVMVTHDMKVAEQAQRVVTLRGGRLESGMGFGASDEYA